TGCGTGAGATGTAGAGTGCCCAATTCTCTGGTTTGCGTCCGATTTCTTCTACTTCATCTAACGCTTTTTTTAATTCCACATCATTCATCGCCGCCACCTCCAATACATGGTGTATCGTTTTATTTTTTCCGGATTCCAAGAGGA
The genomic region above belongs to Sulfoacidibacillus ferrooxidans and contains:
- a CDS encoding Rpn family recombination-promoting nuclease/putative transposase, which encodes HVVEDQTHERLSDALEVHFVEMPKLRKSITDLEKAVQDPLEKWLLLLESGKNKTIHHVLEVAAMNDVELKKALDEVEEIGRKPENWALYISR